In the Gossypium arboreum isolate Shixiya-1 chromosome 10, ASM2569848v2, whole genome shotgun sequence genome, one interval contains:
- the LOC108454886 gene encoding guanylate kinase 3, chloroplastic-like, giving the protein MADTQKFYSVPSLDKVSKPELLRALESSLASSFSSDRICCAPNPLIIVISGPSGVGKDAVIKRLREVRENLHFVVTATSRGIRPGEVDGKDYYFVSKEEFLSMVEKDELVEYAVVYGDYKGIPKKQIREFMAKGCDIVLRVDIQGAETLRKTLGDSGVFIFLVAESELALVERLIERKTESKEELLVRIATAREEVKFVKRFDYVVVNAHGKLEEAVNLVGSIIDAEKAKVRQRTPFI; this is encoded by the coding sequence ATGGCTGATACCCAAAAGTTCTATTCCGTTCCTTCCCTTGACAAAGTCTCTAAACCAGAGTTACTTCGTGCTTTGGAGTCTTCTCTAGCCTCTTCTTTTAGCTCTGACCGAATTTGCTGCGCCCCCAACCCTTTAATCATTGTTATAAGTGGTCCAAGTGGGGTAGGCAAAGATGCAGTCATCAAAAGACTGAGAGAAGTTAGAGAAAATCTTCATTTCGTTGTTACTGCTACGAGTAGAGGAATTAGGCCTGGTGAAGTTGATGGCAAAGATTACTATTTTGTGTCAAAGGAAGAGTTTTTATCGATGGTTGAAAAAGATGAGCTTGTGGAGTATGCTGTAGTTTATGGTGATTACAAAGGAATACCTAAGAAGCAGATAAGAGAGTTTATGGCAAAAGGGTGTGATATTGTGTTGAGAGTAGATATTCAAGGGGCAGAAACATTAAGGAAGACACTTGGAGATTCTGGGGTGTTCATATTTTTGGTGGCTGAGAGTGAGCTGGCGCTCGTTGAGAGGCTGATTGAGAGGAAGACTGAGAGTAAGGAGGAATTGCTAGTCAGGATTGCTACCGCCAGAGAGGAGGTGAAGTTTGTTAAGAGATTCGATTATGTTGTTGTGAATGCACATGGGAAGCTTGAGGAGGCTGTTAATTTGGTGGGATCTATCATTGATGCTGAGAAGGCTAAGGTTAGGCAGAGGACGCCATTCATTTGA